A window from Brucella sp. BE17 encodes these proteins:
- the polA gene encoding DNA polymerase I, with amino-acid sequence MKKGDHLFLVDGSGYIFRAYHALPPLTRKSDGLPVGAVSGFCNMLWKLLKDARDTEVGVVPTHFAVIFDYSSKTFRNTLYPEYKANRTAPPEDLIPQFGLIRQATKAFNLPCIEKEGFEADDLIATYARLAEKAGGDVTIVSSDKDLMQLVTQNVSMYDGMKDKQISIPEVIEKWGVGPEKMIDLQSLTGDSTDNVPGIPGIGPKTAAQLLTEFGDLDTLLARASEIKQNKRRENIIAFAEQTKISRELVTLKTDVPLDVELDALVLEPQDGPRLIGFLKAVEFTSLTRRVADATDTDASAIEPCHIETDWGKDADLSDVHGPDMDVPAKLDTPVSDAVPQAPTAGLTPKALAEKRGAAGLATKIDRDTYVAIRDIATLNLWLAEAFETGLVGFDTETNSLDPMQAELVGFSLALAPQDGRPVKAAYVPLQHKSGAGDLLGGGLVEGQIALDDALAALKIVLEDASVLKVAQNMKYDWLVMRRHGVNIVSFDDTMLISYVLDAGTGGHGMDPLSERWLGHVPIPYKDVAGSGKSAVTFDMVDIERATAYAAEDADVTLRLWQVLKPRLAAEGLMSVYERLERPLIDVLARMEERGISVDRQVLSRLSGELAQSAARFEDEIYELAGEKFNPGSPKQLGDILFGKMSLPGASKTKTGQWSTSAQVLEDLAAAGHELPRKIVDWRQLTKLRSTYTDALPGFINPGTKRVHTSYSMASTSTGRLSSSDPNLQNIPVRTSEGRKIRTAFVSEPGNKLISADYSQIELRVLAHVADITQLKQAFADGIDIHAMTASEMFGVPVEGMPSDVRRRAKAINFGIIYGISAFGLANQLSIPREEAGQYIRTYFERFPGIKDYMEATKAFAREHGYVETIFGRRAHYPEIRASNPQVRAFNERAAINAPIQGSAADIIRRAMIRMEEALETETLAARMLLQVHDELIFEVPDTEVEKTIPVVRTIMENAAMPAVSLSVPLHVDARAAHNWDEAH; translated from the coding sequence ATGAAAAAAGGCGATCATCTCTTTCTCGTTGACGGTTCGGGCTATATTTTCCGGGCCTATCATGCCCTCCCGCCGCTGACCCGCAAATCGGACGGGCTGCCGGTCGGTGCTGTTTCCGGCTTCTGCAACATGCTGTGGAAGCTGTTGAAAGACGCCCGCGACACCGAGGTCGGGGTGGTGCCAACGCATTTCGCGGTCATTTTCGACTATTCATCGAAAACCTTCCGCAACACGCTTTATCCTGAATACAAGGCCAACCGCACGGCGCCGCCCGAAGACCTCATCCCGCAATTCGGCCTGATACGACAGGCGACAAAAGCTTTCAACCTGCCCTGCATCGAGAAGGAAGGATTTGAGGCCGACGACCTGATCGCCACCTATGCGCGCCTTGCCGAAAAGGCAGGCGGCGACGTCACTATCGTCTCCTCCGACAAGGACCTGATGCAGCTCGTCACGCAAAATGTGTCGATGTATGACGGCATGAAGGACAAGCAGATTTCCATTCCCGAAGTGATCGAGAAATGGGGTGTGGGTCCTGAGAAAATGATCGATCTGCAATCGCTGACGGGCGACTCAACCGATAATGTTCCAGGCATTCCCGGCATCGGCCCCAAAACCGCGGCACAATTGTTGACCGAATTTGGCGATCTTGACACGCTTCTGGCACGCGCCAGTGAAATCAAGCAGAACAAGCGCCGCGAAAATATCATCGCCTTTGCCGAGCAAACCAAGATCTCGCGCGAACTGGTGACACTTAAAACCGATGTGCCGCTTGATGTCGAACTTGATGCACTGGTGCTGGAGCCGCAGGACGGCCCACGCCTGATCGGCTTTTTGAAGGCCGTCGAATTCACCTCGCTTACACGGCGCGTGGCGGACGCCACCGATACGGACGCATCGGCTATCGAACCCTGCCATATCGAAACCGACTGGGGCAAGGATGCCGACCTTTCTGATGTGCATGGCCCCGACATGGATGTGCCTGCGAAGCTCGACACACCCGTGTCTGACGCAGTGCCGCAAGCGCCAACCGCTGGTCTGACACCCAAAGCCCTTGCGGAAAAACGGGGAGCAGCGGGTCTTGCTACAAAGATTGACCGTGACACCTATGTCGCTATCCGCGATATCGCCACGCTGAACCTCTGGCTGGCCGAAGCGTTTGAAACCGGACTGGTTGGCTTTGACACCGAGACCAATTCACTCGATCCGATGCAGGCGGAACTGGTCGGGTTTTCGCTGGCGCTGGCCCCGCAGGACGGCAGGCCAGTCAAGGCGGCCTATGTGCCCTTGCAGCATAAAAGCGGTGCCGGTGATCTTCTGGGCGGCGGGCTGGTCGAGGGGCAGATCGCGCTTGATGACGCGTTGGCCGCGCTGAAAATCGTGCTTGAGGATGCGTCGGTTCTGAAGGTTGCGCAGAACATGAAATATGACTGGCTGGTCATGCGCCGCCATGGGGTCAATATCGTTTCCTTCGACGACACGATGCTGATTTCCTATGTGCTGGATGCAGGCACCGGCGGCCACGGCATGGACCCGCTGTCTGAACGCTGGCTTGGCCATGTGCCGATCCCCTATAAGGACGTGGCGGGCAGTGGCAAAAGCGCCGTGACCTTCGATATGGTCGATATCGAACGCGCCACGGCTTACGCCGCAGAAGACGCCGATGTGACGCTGCGCCTCTGGCAGGTGTTGAAACCACGCCTTGCAGCCGAAGGACTGATGTCGGTTTATGAGCGCCTTGAACGCCCGCTGATCGACGTTCTGGCGCGTATGGAAGAGCGCGGTATTTCGGTCGACCGACAAGTGCTGTCGCGGCTTTCCGGGGAACTCGCGCAAAGTGCCGCCCGCTTCGAGGACGAAATTTATGAACTGGCGGGGGAAAAATTCAATCCCGGCTCGCCCAAGCAACTGGGCGATATATTGTTTGGCAAGATGAGCCTGCCCGGTGCCAGCAAAACCAAGACCGGACAGTGGTCCACTTCCGCTCAGGTGCTCGAAGATCTGGCCGCTGCTGGCCACGAACTGCCGCGCAAGATCGTTGACTGGCGCCAGCTCACCAAACTCCGATCGACCTATACCGATGCGCTGCCGGGTTTTATTAACCCCGGCACAAAACGCGTCCATACCAGCTATTCCATGGCATCGACCTCGACGGGGCGCCTGTCCTCGTCCGATCCGAACCTGCAGAATATTCCGGTGCGCACGAGCGAAGGCCGCAAGATCAGGACAGCTTTCGTTTCAGAGCCCGGCAACAAGCTGATTTCTGCCGATTACAGCCAGATCGAGCTACGCGTTCTGGCCCATGTCGCCGATATTACCCAATTGAAACAGGCATTTGCCGATGGTATCGATATTCATGCCATGACGGCATCGGAAATGTTCGGTGTACCAGTGGAAGGCATGCCATCCGACGTGCGCCGTCGTGCCAAGGCGATCAATTTCGGCATCATCTACGGCATTTCTGCCTTCGGCCTTGCCAACCAGCTTTCCATTCCACGAGAGGAAGCTGGCCAATATATCCGCACCTATTTTGAACGCTTTCCAGGCATCAAGGATTATATGGAAGCGACAAAGGCTTTTGCCCGCGAGCATGGCTATGTCGAGACGATCTTTGGGCGCCGTGCGCATTATCCGGAGATCAGGGCCTCCAACCCGCAGGTGCGTGCCTTCAACGAACGCGCGGCGATCAATGCACCGATCCAGGGTTCTGCCGCCGACATCATTCGCCGCGCCATGATCCGCATGGAAGAGGCGCTCGAAACGGAGACGCTCGCAGCACGCATGCTGTTGCAGGTTCATGACGAACTAATTTTCGAGGTGCCTGACACAGAAGTCGAAAAGACCATACCTGTCGTGCGCACGATCATGGAAAATGCGGCCATGCCTGCGGTGTCTTTATCGGTTCCTCTCCACGTCGATGCGCGGGCCGCACATAACTGGGACGAAGCGCATTAG
- a CDS encoding dipeptidase: protein MSAPSLDKVLDHLDANLDQSLERLFDLLRIKSISTDPAYRDDCRKAAEWLVEDLKSIGFRASVRDTPGHPMVVAHHEGASADAPHVLFYGHYDVQPVDPLNLWENDPFEPAIKDMGNGRKILTGRGTSDDKGQLMTFVEACRAYKAVHGNLPVKVTLLFEGEEESGSPSLKPFLDAHKDELKADVALVCDTAMWDAETPAISVGLRGLVGEEIVIHAADRDLHSGFFGGAAANPIHVLSKILADLHDETGRVTVANFYDGVEETPSQILQSWESLGRTPDNFLGPVGLSVPAGEQDRSVLELIWARPTAEVNGIIGGYTGEGFKTVIAAEASAKVSFRLVHKQDPDKIRAAFRAFVEERLPADCSVEFHPHGGSPAIQLPYDSPLVSKAKDALSDEWPKPAVLIAMGGSIPIVGDFDTFLGMESLLVGFGLEDDRIHSPNEKYELDSFHKGQRSWVRILAAIAAK from the coding sequence ATGTCCGCGCCATCACTCGATAAAGTTCTCGATCATCTCGACGCCAATCTCGACCAGAGCCTCGAACGCCTGTTCGACCTGCTGCGGATCAAATCGATTTCCACCGATCCCGCCTATAGGGATGATTGCCGCAAGGCGGCGGAATGGCTGGTCGAAGATTTGAAATCGATCGGTTTTAGAGCAAGCGTACGTGACACGCCCGGCCATCCGATGGTGGTCGCCCATCATGAGGGGGCGAGCGCTGACGCGCCGCATGTGCTCTTCTATGGCCATTATGATGTGCAGCCGGTTGATCCGCTCAACCTTTGGGAAAACGACCCGTTTGAGCCTGCGATCAAGGATATGGGCAATGGCCGCAAGATCCTCACCGGGCGAGGCACGTCCGACGACAAGGGGCAGTTGATGACCTTTGTCGAAGCCTGCCGCGCCTATAAGGCCGTGCATGGCAATTTGCCGGTCAAGGTGACGCTTCTGTTTGAGGGTGAGGAAGAATCTGGTTCGCCATCGCTCAAACCGTTCCTTGATGCGCATAAGGATGAGCTCAAGGCGGATGTGGCGCTGGTCTGCGACACGGCTATGTGGGACGCTGAAACGCCCGCCATCAGCGTGGGCCTGCGCGGGCTTGTTGGCGAGGAAATCGTTATTCATGCCGCCGACCGCGACCTGCATTCGGGCTTTTTCGGCGGTGCTGCCGCCAATCCGATTCATGTGCTTTCGAAAATTCTGGCCGACCTGCACGACGAAACCGGTCGCGTGACGGTTGCCAATTTTTATGACGGCGTGGAAGAGACCCCATCGCAGATACTGCAATCCTGGGAAAGCCTTGGTCGCACGCCGGATAATTTCCTTGGACCTGTCGGCCTCTCCGTGCCCGCGGGTGAACAGGATCGCAGCGTTCTCGAACTGATCTGGGCGAGGCCTACGGCAGAAGTCAACGGGATCATCGGCGGTTATACCGGCGAGGGTTTCAAGACGGTCATCGCGGCTGAAGCATCGGCCAAAGTGTCGTTCCGTCTGGTGCACAAGCAGGACCCGGACAAAATCCGCGCCGCCTTCCGTGCTTTTGTTGAAGAACGCCTGCCTGCCGATTGCTCGGTGGAGTTCCACCCGCATGGCGGCTCGCCGGCAATCCAGTTGCCCTATGACTCACCGCTGGTCTCCAAGGCCAAGGATGCGCTTTCCGACGAATGGCCAAAGCCTGCCGTGTTGATCGCCATGGGCGGCTCGATCCCGATTGTCGGTGATTTCGACACATTCCTCGGCATGGAATCGCTGCTGGTTGGTTTTGGTCTGGAAGACGACCGCATCCATTCGCCCAATGAGAAATATGAGCTGGACTCCTTCCACAAAGGACAGCGCTCTTGGGTTCGGATTTTGGCTGCTATCGCCGCCAAGTAG
- a CDS encoding ribonuclease D gives MTIRFHKNDLPDLEHYQVDQVAIDTETLGLNPHRDRLCVVQISPGDGTADVIQIEAGQKKAPNLVKLLKDRSITKIFHYGRFDLAVLAHAFGTMPQPVFCTKIASKLTRTYTDRHGLKEICGELLEVSISKQQQSSDWAAEVLSQAQLEYAASDVLYLHRLKAVLEKRLERDGRAKQAEACFKFLPTRSELDLMGWPEADIFAHS, from the coding sequence ATGACGATTCGTTTTCATAAAAACGATCTGCCAGATCTCGAACATTATCAGGTGGATCAGGTTGCCATCGACACCGAAACGCTGGGATTGAACCCGCATCGCGACCGACTTTGCGTGGTGCAGATTTCGCCCGGCGACGGCACGGCCGATGTTATCCAGATCGAGGCAGGGCAGAAGAAGGCGCCGAATCTGGTCAAGCTTTTGAAAGACCGCTCGATTACAAAAATCTTTCATTATGGCCGTTTTGATCTCGCCGTGCTGGCGCATGCCTTTGGTACCATGCCGCAGCCGGTCTTCTGCACCAAGATCGCTTCGAAATTGACCCGCACATATACGGATCGCCATGGGTTGAAGGAAATCTGCGGCGAGTTGCTCGAGGTTTCCATTTCCAAGCAGCAGCAGTCTTCGGACTGGGCAGCGGAAGTGCTTTCACAAGCACAGCTTGAGTATGCGGCATCCGACGTTCTTTATCTGCATCGCCTTAAGGCGGTTCTGGAAAAGCGCCTTGAGCGCGACGGCCGCGCAAAACAGGCTGAGGCCTGCTTCAAGTTCCTGCCGACACGCTCCGAACTCGACCTGATGGGCTGGCCAGAAGCGGATATTTTCGCGCATAGCTGA
- a CDS encoding outer membrane protein, whose protein sequence is MKLKLFLFVSVACAAASGVKAADAIVEPAPVPVVIAPSFAWKGAYIGGQVGYGWSKSDFSSGFATFDKQKPDGFLGGLYAGYNFDLGNNVVLGIDGDITYNDVSKGINIPGSSFALGSFDHKLRWSGAVRARAGYAFDRFLPYIAGGVAFGSVKNNGDIYGVDFSESKTLSGWTVGGGFDYAATDNVILRLEYRYTDYGDKSHDFNGLRVKDDFKTNDVRLGVAYKF, encoded by the coding sequence ATGAAGTTAAAGTTATTTCTTTTTGTCTCGGTTGCCTGTGCGGCCGCTTCGGGTGTAAAAGCCGCCGATGCCATTGTGGAGCCTGCTCCGGTGCCCGTGGTCATCGCTCCGTCCTTTGCCTGGAAGGGTGCCTATATTGGTGGCCAGGTCGGTTATGGTTGGAGCAAGTCCGATTTCAGCAGCGGTTTCGCCACCTTCGACAAGCAGAAGCCGGATGGTTTCCTCGGCGGTCTTTATGCCGGTTATAATTTCGATCTCGGAAACAACGTCGTTCTTGGTATTGACGGCGATATTACTTACAATGATGTTTCCAAAGGTATTAACATTCCCGGTAGTAGCTTTGCCCTCGGGAGCTTTGACCATAAGCTGCGCTGGTCGGGTGCCGTGCGTGCCCGTGCTGGCTATGCCTTTGACCGCTTCTTGCCTTATATTGCCGGTGGCGTGGCTTTCGGTAGCGTGAAGAATAATGGCGACATCTATGGTGTGGACTTCTCTGAAAGCAAGACACTAAGTGGCTGGACCGTTGGCGGTGGCTTTGACTATGCCGCGACTGACAATGTGATCCTGCGTCTTGAATATCGTTATACTGATTACGGCGACAAATCGCACGACTTCAACGGCTTGCGGGTCAAGGATGACTTCAAAACCAATGATGTCCGTCTCGGTGTCGCTTACAAGTTCTGA
- a CDS encoding outer membrane protein, whose protein sequence is MKLNLFLLVSGACLAASGAQAADAIVEPAPVPVVIAPSFTWSGAYIGGQVGYGWGKSRLTASNPDDDVNIFNLKPDGFLGGLYAGYNFDLGNSVVLGIDADATYNDLSGKQSETIDDVTGTLESNLRWSGALRARAGYAVDRVMPYIAGGVAFGNISAKVTVLGESREATNTYTGWTAGAGVDYAATDNVVLRLEYRYTDYGKHSYESQYSKVDNKFKTSDVRLGVAYKF, encoded by the coding sequence ATGAAGCTTAATTTATTTCTTCTTGTCTCGGGTGCCTGTCTGGCCGCTTCGGGCGCACAAGCCGCAGATGCCATTGTGGAGCCCGCTCCGGTACCTGTCGTCATCGCTCCGTCCTTCACCTGGTCGGGCGCCTATATCGGCGGACAGGTCGGCTATGGCTGGGGCAAGTCGCGCCTGACCGCTTCTAATCCGGACGATGATGTTAATATCTTCAATTTAAAGCCGGATGGTTTCCTTGGCGGTCTTTACGCCGGTTACAACTTCGACCTTGGCAATAGTGTCGTGCTGGGTATCGATGCCGATGCGACCTATAATGATCTGAGTGGAAAACAGTCTGAAACTATCGACGACGTGACGGGCACACTGGAGAGTAATCTACGCTGGTCGGGCGCGCTACGCGCACGGGCAGGCTACGCCGTTGATCGTGTTATGCCTTACATCGCGGGTGGTGTTGCGTTCGGCAATATCAGCGCTAAAGTTACAGTGCTGGGTGAGAGTCGCGAGGCGACCAATACCTATACCGGTTGGACTGCTGGTGCTGGTGTGGATTATGCCGCCACTGACAATGTGGTTCTTCGGCTTGAATATCGTTATACGGATTACGGCAAACACAGCTATGAATCTCAATATTCAAAGGTCGACAACAAGTTCAAGACCAGTGACGTCCGTCTCGGCGTTGCCTATAAGTTTTGA
- the gyrB gene encoding DNA topoisomerase (ATP-hydrolyzing) subunit B — translation MTDTPSMNSEAPAEYGADSIRVLKGLDAVRKRPGMYIGDTDDGSGLHHMVYEVVDNAIDEALAGHATLVTVTLNADGSCTVTDNGRGIPTDIHREEGISAAEVIMTQLHAGGKFDQNSYKVSGGLHGVGVSVVNALSVWLRLTIRRAGKIHEMSFTHGVADAPLAVIGETADGETGTAVSFLPSTDTFSMVEFDYDTLERRLRELAFLNSGVRIKLADNRHADVREQVLHYDGGLEEFVKYIDQSKKPLISEPVYIRSEKDGMTVEVAMWWNDTYHEKVLCFTNNIPQRDGGTHLAGFRGALTRQVTGYADASGMTKKEKVSLVGDDCREGLTAVLSVKVPDPKFSSQTKDKLVSSEVRPVVESLVNEALSTWLEEHPTEGKIVVEKVIQAAAAREAARKARDITRKSNLSITSLPGKLADCQERDPAKSELFIVEGDSAGGSAKSGRSRQNQAILPLRGKILNVERVRFDRMLSSEQVGTLITALGTSIGKDETHGFNPDKLRYHKIIIMTDADVDGAHIRTLLLTFFFRQMPELFERGHLYIAQPPLYKVTRGKSSQYIKNEAAFEDFLIETGLEEAALEAAHGEVRAGPDLRALVDDARTLRQLLTGLHNRYDRSVVEQSAIAGLLNPEASRDGASVQASADMVAKRLDMISEETERGWSGHVTGEGGYRFERTVRGVKDVAILDMALLGSADARQIARVAERLADTFVEPPVLRRKDKADTVSGPVALLEAIFATGRKGLTLQRYKGLGEMNAEQLWETTLDPNARSLLQVKVNDATDADSLFSRLMGDEVEPRREFIQENALSVANLDV, via the coding sequence ATGACCGATACGCCATCGATGAATTCCGAAGCACCCGCCGAATATGGTGCGGATTCCATTCGTGTTCTCAAAGGTCTGGACGCCGTTCGCAAGCGTCCGGGCATGTATATCGGTGATACGGACGACGGCTCTGGCTTGCATCATATGGTCTACGAAGTCGTGGACAATGCTATCGACGAAGCGCTGGCCGGACACGCCACACTCGTCACCGTGACGCTGAATGCCGACGGCTCCTGCACCGTGACCGATAATGGTCGTGGTATTCCGACCGACATTCACAGAGAAGAAGGTATCTCAGCCGCCGAAGTCATCATGACGCAGCTTCATGCTGGCGGCAAGTTCGACCAGAATTCCTACAAGGTTTCCGGCGGTCTGCACGGCGTGGGCGTGTCGGTGGTCAATGCGCTTTCTGTCTGGCTGAGGCTAACCATCCGTCGCGCCGGCAAAATCCACGAAATGAGCTTCACCCACGGCGTGGCCGATGCGCCGCTTGCGGTCATCGGCGAGACGGCGGATGGCGAAACCGGAACGGCTGTTTCGTTCCTGCCCTCGACCGACACCTTCAGCATGGTCGAATTCGATTACGACACGCTGGAGCGCCGCCTGCGCGAACTGGCATTCCTCAATTCCGGCGTTCGCATCAAGCTTGCCGACAATCGTCACGCCGACGTGCGCGAGCAGGTGCTGCATTATGATGGCGGGCTTGAAGAATTCGTCAAGTATATCGACCAGAGCAAAAAACCGCTGATCAGTGAGCCGGTTTATATTCGCAGCGAAAAAGACGGCATGACGGTCGAAGTCGCCATGTGGTGGAACGACACCTATCATGAAAAGGTGCTGTGCTTTACCAACAACATTCCCCAGCGCGACGGCGGTACGCATCTTGCAGGTTTCCGTGGTGCGCTGACGCGTCAGGTGACCGGCTATGCCGATGCCTCTGGAATGACGAAAAAGGAAAAAGTTTCGCTGGTCGGCGACGATTGCCGCGAAGGCCTGACCGCCGTTTTGTCGGTCAAGGTACCGGACCCGAAATTCTCCTCGCAGACAAAGGACAAGCTGGTATCCTCGGAAGTGCGACCCGTGGTCGAAAGCCTCGTCAACGAGGCGCTTTCCACATGGCTGGAAGAGCACCCGACCGAAGGCAAGATCGTGGTGGAAAAGGTCATTCAGGCCGCAGCCGCCCGTGAGGCCGCCCGAAAGGCCCGCGACATCACGCGAAAGAGCAATCTGAGCATCACCTCGCTGCCGGGCAAGCTTGCCGATTGTCAGGAACGGGATCCCGCAAAATCAGAATTGTTCATCGTCGAGGGTGACTCAGCCGGTGGCTCCGCCAAGAGCGGACGTTCGCGCCAGAACCAGGCGATTCTGCCCTTGCGCGGCAAGATCCTTAACGTCGAGCGCGTACGTTTCGACCGTATGCTGTCGTCTGAGCAGGTCGGCACACTGATAACCGCACTCGGCACCTCGATCGGCAAGGACGAGACGCACGGCTTCAACCCCGACAAGCTGCGCTATCACAAGATCATCATCATGACCGATGCTGACGTCGACGGTGCGCATATCCGCACTCTCTTGCTCACCTTCTTCTTCCGACAGATGCCGGAACTCTTCGAGCGCGGCCATCTCTATATCGCGCAGCCGCCGCTTTATAAGGTGACACGCGGAAAATCCTCGCAATATATCAAGAACGAGGCAGCCTTCGAGGACTTCCTCATCGAAACAGGGCTTGAAGAAGCAGCCCTTGAGGCGGCCCATGGCGAAGTGCGTGCCGGTCCCGATCTGCGCGCACTGGTCGATGATGCCCGCACTCTGCGCCAGCTTCTCACCGGCCTGCATAATCGCTATGATCGCTCCGTGGTTGAACAGTCGGCGATTGCAGGCCTGCTCAACCCCGAAGCCTCACGCGATGGCGCCAGCGTGCAAGCCTCCGCCGATATGGTCGCAAAGCGCCTCGACATGATTTCGGAAGAGACAGAGCGCGGCTGGAGCGGCCACGTTACGGGCGAAGGCGGCTACCGTTTCGAGCGCACCGTACGCGGTGTGAAGGATGTCGCAATTCTCGATATGGCACTGCTCGGCTCTGCCGATGCTCGCCAGATTGCGCGTGTGGCGGAACGGCTGGCTGACACATTCGTTGAGCCGCCAGTCCTGCGGCGCAAGGACAAGGCCGACACCGTTTCGGGTCCAGTGGCGTTGCTGGAAGCGATTTTTGCCACCGGACGCAAGGGCCTGACGCTTCAGCGCTATAAAGGTCTCGGAGAAATGAATGCCGAGCAGCTGTGGGAAACCACGCTCGACCCGAATGCGCGTTCGCTGTTGCAGGTCAAGGTCAACGACGCCACGGATGCGGACTCGCTGTTTTCTCGCCTGATGGGCGACGAGGTGGAACCGCGACGCGAATTCATCCAGGAAAACGCATTGAGCGTCGCCAATCTGGATGTGTAA
- a CDS encoding cytochrome P450, with product MDVLIANTQDTARPFVPPAPRPRETPVGRFEMMRVVYKNPLELWGEPIYNEPWVDSSWLGMRTIIANDPGLIRHVLVDQAANYPMSAIRQRVLRPLLRDGLLTAEGAVWKRSRKAMAPVFTPRHIGGFAQIMRERSRLFVERYRTDGVITDVAHDMTLLTYDILAETLFSGEIAGDANDFARQIDKLFETMGRVDPFDLLGLPDWLPRFTRLRGKQSLGFFRQIVADTIALRKARMDKGEAVPSDFLTLLLRAEGPEGLSRAEIEDNIITFIGAGHETTARALGWTLYLLAKAPEDRALVEAEIDAFFADGGHDVPPQDWLAKLPLTRAAFEEAMRLYPPAPSINREAAKDDCYGDLKIAKGTAVLVMPWVIHRHRLYWDQPDAFMPSRFWPQNRDSIDRFQYLPFGAGPRVCIGASFALQEAVIALATLLDGRRFEALETTKPWPVQKLTTQPQGGLPMKVKKR from the coding sequence ATGGACGTCTTAATCGCCAACACGCAAGATACGGCAAGACCTTTTGTGCCGCCTGCACCGCGTCCACGCGAGACGCCGGTGGGGCGTTTCGAGATGATGCGGGTAGTTTACAAAAATCCGCTCGAACTCTGGGGCGAGCCGATCTACAACGAGCCTTGGGTGGATTCAAGCTGGCTGGGTATGCGCACGATCATCGCCAATGATCCGGGGCTTATCCGTCATGTTCTCGTCGATCAGGCCGCAAATTATCCGATGTCGGCGATCCGCCAGCGTGTGCTGCGCCCGCTTTTGCGCGATGGACTCCTCACTGCGGAAGGTGCCGTCTGGAAGCGATCGCGCAAGGCCATGGCACCGGTTTTCACTCCGCGTCATATCGGCGGATTTGCGCAGATTATGCGCGAGCGCTCCCGGTTGTTCGTGGAGCGTTACAGGACGGATGGTGTCATCACCGATGTAGCCCATGACATGACGTTGTTGACCTATGATATTTTGGCTGAAACGTTGTTTTCAGGTGAAATCGCGGGCGACGCTAACGACTTTGCCCGACAGATCGACAAATTGTTCGAGACGATGGGCCGCGTTGATCCTTTCGATCTGCTGGGCTTGCCCGACTGGTTGCCGCGCTTTACGCGCCTGCGCGGCAAGCAATCGCTTGGATTTTTCCGCCAGATTGTCGCCGACACCATTGCGTTGCGCAAAGCGCGCATGGACAAGGGCGAGGCAGTCCCAAGCGATTTCCTGACGCTGCTTTTACGCGCTGAAGGCCCTGAGGGTTTAAGCCGGGCCGAGATCGAGGACAATATCATCACTTTTATCGGGGCGGGCCACGAAACAACGGCGCGTGCGCTTGGCTGGACGCTTTATCTTCTCGCCAAGGCACCCGAGGACCGTGCGCTTGTGGAGGCGGAAATTGACGCGTTCTTTGCCGATGGCGGCCATGATGTACCACCGCAGGACTGGCTTGCGAAACTTCCCCTAACGCGGGCGGCCTTTGAAGAGGCGATGCGGCTTTATCCGCCAGCCCCTTCGATCAATCGCGAGGCGGCCAAGGATGATTGCTATGGTGATCTGAAGATCGCCAAGGGGACGGCGGTCCTCGTCATGCCGTGGGTGATTCACCGGCACAGGCTTTACTGGGATCAGCCTGACGCCTTCATGCCGAGCCGTTTCTGGCCGCAAAATCGCGACAGTATCGACCGCTTCCAGTATCTGCCGTTCGGAGCGGGGCCGCGTGTGTGCATCGGTGCGAGCTTCGCGCTTCAGGAAGCGGTGATTGCGCTGGCGACGCTGCTTGATGGGCGGCGCTTCGAGGCGTTGGAAACCACGAAGCCCTGGCCGGTGCAGAAGCTTACCACCCAGCCGCAGGGTGGCCTGCCCATGAAGGTTAAGAAGCGCTGA